A genomic window from Massilia sp. METH4 includes:
- a CDS encoding sulfite exporter TauE/SafE family protein: protein MENDLFYICVVFVLAGAVKGVTGMGLPTVAMALLGLVMPPLQAAAILVVPSLLTNVWQMLERQGLYPLWLRLRPMLLGVCAGTLIGGAFFSSGDGKAVLGVALVLYALLGLAAWQWQVRAEHEWWLGPAVGVATGVLTAVTGVFVLPAVPYLQALRLERDELVQAMGLSFTVSTLALAVMLTGHGAWEPGNAGMSLLAQLPALLGLALGSWLRLRLQPQIFRRYFFVTLLLLGGHMALA from the coding sequence ATGGAAAATGATCTCTTTTACATCTGCGTGGTGTTCGTTCTCGCGGGCGCGGTGAAGGGCGTGACGGGCATGGGCCTGCCGACGGTGGCGATGGCGCTGCTCGGCCTCGTGATGCCGCCGTTGCAGGCCGCCGCAATCCTCGTTGTGCCTTCGCTTTTGACGAATGTATGGCAGATGCTGGAGCGGCAGGGGCTGTACCCGCTATGGCTTCGGCTGCGGCCGATGCTGCTGGGTGTGTGCGCCGGCACGCTCATCGGTGGTGCCTTTTTTTCCAGCGGCGACGGCAAGGCAGTGCTCGGCGTCGCGCTGGTGCTGTATGCGCTGCTCGGATTGGCGGCATGGCAGTGGCAGGTGCGCGCCGAGCACGAGTGGTGGCTCGGCCCGGCGGTCGGCGTCGCGACGGGCGTGCTGACCGCGGTCACCGGTGTATTCGTGCTGCCCGCTGTACCCTACCTGCAGGCGCTGCGGCTGGAGCGCGATGAACTGGTGCAGGCGATGGGCCTGTCATTCACCGTCTCGACCCTGGCCTTGGCCGTCATGCTGACGGGGCACGGCGCCTGGGAGCCCGGCAACGCGGGAATGTCCCTGCTCGCCCAATTGCCGGCACTGCTGGGCCTGGCGCTGGGAAGCTGGCTGCGGCTGCGCCTGCAGCCCCAAATATTCCGGCGGTACTTCTTCGTGACGTTGCTCTTGCTGGGCGGGCACATGGCCCTGGCATAG
- a CDS encoding urate hydroxylase PuuD, with protein sequence MEAISYLFPYGLEWLNMLLRWLHIITGIAWIGASFYFVWLDNSIRPPAPGSELAKKGVMGELWAVHGGGFYNPQKYLVAPAELPKELHWFKWEAYSTWLSGFALLTVAYYLNAQAMMIDRTVADLTAWQSVGVGLGSLVAGWIVYDLLCRSPLGRHDLWFGVVVFLLLVGAAYALTHLLSGRAAYIHVGAIIGTIMVANVAMLIIPGQRRMVAAMRAGGKPDPIHGIRAKQRSVHNNYFTLPVLFIMISNHYAMTYRHAQAWLVLALIMASGVFIRHFFNLRHKGRVEWRYPAIGIALLLAVAVMIAPPRPAAVARASDPAAQFARVKAIVDQRCVSCHSAHPTQPGFATAPAGIVFDTPEQVTRQAAAIHKQAVELKVMPIGNLTNMTEGERAELAAWVAAGAR encoded by the coding sequence ATGGAAGCGATCAGTTATCTTTTCCCCTACGGCCTCGAATGGCTGAACATGCTGCTGCGCTGGCTGCACATCATCACGGGCATCGCGTGGATCGGCGCCTCGTTCTATTTCGTCTGGCTCGATAACTCGATCCGCCCGCCGGCGCCCGGTTCGGAGCTGGCGAAGAAGGGCGTGATGGGCGAGCTGTGGGCGGTGCACGGCGGCGGTTTCTACAACCCGCAGAAATACCTGGTGGCGCCCGCCGAGCTGCCGAAGGAGCTTCACTGGTTCAAGTGGGAGGCGTATTCCACGTGGCTGTCCGGCTTCGCGCTGCTCACGGTCGCGTATTACCTGAATGCGCAGGCGATGATGATCGACCGCACGGTGGCCGATCTCACCGCCTGGCAGTCGGTCGGCGTCGGCCTGGGCTCCCTCGTCGCGGGCTGGATCGTGTACGACCTACTGTGCCGCTCGCCGCTGGGCAGGCACGACCTGTGGTTCGGCGTCGTGGTATTCCTGCTGCTGGTCGGCGCCGCGTATGCGTTGACGCACCTGCTGTCCGGCCGCGCCGCCTACATCCACGTGGGTGCGATCATCGGCACGATCATGGTGGCCAACGTGGCGATGCTGATCATTCCCGGCCAGCGCCGGATGGTCGCGGCCATGCGCGCCGGCGGCAAGCCGGACCCCATCCACGGCATCCGCGCCAAGCAGCGCAGCGTGCATAACAATTACTTCACGCTGCCCGTGCTGTTCATCATGATCAGCAACCACTATGCGATGACGTACCGGCACGCGCAGGCCTGGCTGGTGCTGGCGCTCATCATGGCGTCCGGCGTCTTCATCCGCCACTTCTTCAACCTGCGGCACAAGGGGCGCGTGGAGTGGCGCTACCCGGCCATCGGCATCGCGCTGCTGCTGGCGGTCGCGGTGATGATCGCGCCGCCCAGGCCCGCGGCCGTGGCACGGGCCTCCGATCCCGCGGCGCAGTTCGCGCGGGTAAAGGCGATCGTCGACCAGCGCTGCGTATCCTGCCACTCCGCGCATCCCACGCAGCCGGGCTTCGCCACCGCACCGGCGGGCATCGTGTTCGATACGCCGGAACAGGTGACGCGACAAGCCGCGGCCATCCACAAGCAGGCCGTGGAATTGAAGGTCATGCCGATCGGGAACCTGACCAATATGACGGAAGGGGAGAGGGCGGAACTGGCCGCCTGGGTCGCTGCCGGCGCCAGGTGA
- a CDS encoding response regulator — MKASPLDPVILNVDDTDAARYAKTRILQRAGFRVIEAGSGAQALELAREQTPDLVLLDTKLPDINGFEVCRKIKQSPDTSMVLVLQTSASYLSSPDKVRALDSGADNYLFEPIEPEELVANVRALLRLGRVERELRDMDRRKDEFLAILAHELRNPLGPIRNAVELLRSLDPHSSPAQENARRVILRQTDHMVRLVDDLLDVSRISQGKIALRRAPIELCGLLKSAVETADPNIAARQHILAVKLPDHDIWVDGDSVRLTQVVGNLLNNAAKFTAPGGRIALTACLEGTEAAIRVTDNGIGITQEQAEHIFDLFAQAGHSPDRVQDGLGIGLSLVRTLVNLHGGEVRVHSEGPGLGSTFEVRLPTLATTPAADATDCDPAAAPDRPANTYRILVVDDNVDSAEIVSALLQFAGHEVHMAHDGAGAIEAALRLKPDVVFLDIGLPDMSGVDVAATLRGYPELAKTVLIALTGYGQDKDRMGAMAAGFNHHLTKPVNMETLNDTVRTFMKRQ, encoded by the coding sequence ATGAAGGCATCCCCGCTCGACCCCGTGATCCTGAACGTCGACGACACCGACGCCGCGCGCTATGCCAAGACCCGCATCCTGCAGCGCGCCGGCTTTCGCGTGATCGAAGCCGGCAGCGGTGCCCAGGCGCTGGAACTGGCCCGGGAACAGACGCCCGACCTGGTGCTGCTCGACACCAAGCTGCCGGACATTAACGGCTTCGAAGTCTGCCGCAAGATCAAGCAGAGCCCCGACACCTCGATGGTACTGGTGCTGCAGACTTCCGCTTCCTACCTGTCTTCACCGGACAAGGTGCGTGCGCTCGACAGCGGTGCCGACAACTACCTGTTCGAGCCGATCGAGCCGGAAGAACTGGTGGCCAATGTCCGCGCGCTGTTGCGCCTGGGTCGGGTGGAACGCGAGCTGCGCGACATGGATCGCCGCAAGGATGAATTTCTGGCGATCCTGGCCCACGAGCTGCGCAATCCGCTGGGGCCGATCCGCAACGCGGTGGAACTGCTGCGCAGCCTCGATCCGCACTCCTCGCCCGCGCAGGAAAACGCGCGCCGCGTGATCCTGCGCCAGACCGACCACATGGTGCGGCTGGTGGACGACCTGCTGGACGTTTCGCGCATCTCGCAGGGGAAGATCGCGCTGCGCCGCGCCCCGATCGAGCTGTGCGGCCTGCTGAAAAGCGCGGTCGAAACGGCCGACCCGAACATCGCCGCGCGCCAGCACATCCTCGCGGTGAAATTGCCGGACCACGATATCTGGGTCGACGGCGACAGTGTGCGCCTCACGCAGGTGGTGGGCAATCTGCTGAACAACGCAGCCAAGTTTACGGCACCCGGCGGGCGCATCGCGCTGACCGCCTGCCTGGAAGGCACCGAGGCGGCGATCCGCGTGACCGACAACGGCATCGGCATCACGCAAGAGCAGGCCGAGCACATCTTCGACCTGTTCGCCCAGGCTGGCCATTCGCCGGACCGGGTGCAGGATGGGCTGGGCATCGGCCTGTCGCTGGTGCGCACGCTGGTGAACCTGCATGGCGGCGAGGTGCGCGTGCACAGCGAGGGGCCGGGGCTCGGCAGCACGTTCGAGGTGCGCCTGCCCACGCTCGCCACCACGCCGGCGGCCGATGCCACCGATTGCGATCCGGCAGCGGCGCCGGATCGGCCGGCCAATACGTACCGCATTCTCGTCGTGGACGACAACGTCGATTCGGCGGAGATCGTGTCCGCCCTGCTGCAATTCGCCGGCCACGAGGTGCACATGGCGCACGACGGCGCCGGCGCCATCGAGGCGGCGCTGCGCCTGAAACCGGACGTGGTGTTCCTCGACATCGGCCTGCCCGACATGAGTGGCGTCGACGTGGCCGCGACGCTGCGCGGCTACCCGGAACTGGCAAAGACGGTGCTGATCGCGCTGACCGGCTATGGGCAGGACAAGGACCGCATGGGCGCGATGGCGGCGGGCTTCAACCACCACCTGACCAAGCCCGTCAACATGGAAACCTTGAACGACACGGTGCGCACGTTCATGAAGCGGCAGTGA
- the hydA gene encoding dihydropyrimidinase — protein MSLIIRGGTVVNADRAFRADVLCEGDRIVAVGTDLDVPAGAQVIDAGGQYVMPGGIDPHTHMNLPFMGTVTADDFYTGTAAGLAGGTTTIIDFVIPNPQQSLLEAYHQWRGWAAKAAGDYTFHVAITWWSDLVHEEMGVLVRDHGVNSFKHFMAYKNAIMADDETLVKSFRRSLELGAIPTVHAENGELVYQLQRDLLAKGMTGPASHPLSRPPAVEAEAANRAIAIAGVLETPLYIVHVSCKESLDAITRARAAGQRVYGEALAGHLIIDDSVYQNPDFDFAAGHVMSPPFRSKEHQRALWQGLRGGNLHTTATDHCTFCAEQKAAGRNDFSKIPNGCGGVEDRMAVIWDEGVNSGLLTPSEFVKVTSANAAQIFNIYPRKGLVAAGADADVLVWDPTGTRTISAKTQFAKGGFNVFEGRTVKGIPSTTVAAGKVVFHRGELMAVEGAGRHVDRPAFKPVSAV, from the coding sequence ATGAGCCTGATTATCCGAGGCGGTACCGTCGTCAACGCGGACCGCGCCTTCCGTGCCGACGTGCTATGCGAGGGCGACAGGATCGTCGCCGTCGGGACCGACCTCGATGTACCGGCCGGCGCGCAAGTCATCGATGCCGGCGGCCAGTATGTGATGCCGGGCGGGATCGACCCGCATACGCACATGAACCTGCCGTTCATGGGCACGGTGACGGCGGACGACTTCTACACCGGCACGGCAGCCGGCCTGGCCGGCGGCACCACGACCATCATCGACTTCGTGATCCCGAACCCGCAGCAATCGCTGCTGGAGGCTTACCACCAGTGGCGCGGCTGGGCCGCCAAGGCGGCGGGCGACTACACCTTCCACGTGGCGATCACCTGGTGGTCCGACCTCGTGCACGAGGAAATGGGCGTGCTGGTGCGCGACCATGGCGTGAACAGCTTCAAGCACTTCATGGCCTACAAGAACGCGATCATGGCGGACGATGAAACGCTGGTGAAGAGCTTCCGCCGTTCGCTGGAACTGGGCGCCATCCCGACCGTGCATGCGGAAAACGGCGAGCTGGTGTATCAATTGCAGCGCGACCTGCTGGCCAAGGGCATGACGGGGCCTGCATCGCATCCGCTGTCGCGCCCTCCCGCCGTGGAGGCCGAAGCGGCCAACCGCGCGATCGCGATCGCCGGCGTGCTGGAAACGCCGCTGTACATCGTGCACGTGTCGTGCAAGGAATCGCTGGATGCGATCACGCGCGCCCGCGCCGCCGGCCAGCGCGTGTACGGTGAGGCGCTGGCCGGGCACCTGATCATCGACGACAGCGTTTACCAGAATCCCGACTTCGACTTCGCGGCCGGGCACGTGATGAGCCCGCCGTTCCGCAGCAAGGAACACCAGCGCGCCCTGTGGCAGGGCCTGCGGGGCGGCAACCTGCACACGACGGCCACCGACCACTGCACGTTCTGCGCCGAGCAGAAGGCGGCCGGTCGGAACGACTTTTCGAAGATCCCGAACGGCTGCGGCGGCGTCGAGGACCGCATGGCCGTCATCTGGGACGAGGGCGTGAACAGCGGCTTGCTGACGCCTTCCGAATTCGTGAAGGTGACGTCCGCCAACGCGGCGCAGATCTTCAATATTTACCCGCGCAAGGGCCTCGTCGCGGCGGGCGCCGATGCGGACGTTCTCGTGTGGGACCCCACCGGCACCCGCACCATCTCGGCGAAGACGCAGTTCGCGAAGGGCGGCTTCAACGTGTTCGAAGGCCGCACCGTGAAGGGCATTCCCAGCACCACGGTGGCCGCTGGCAAGGTGGTGTTCCACCGCGGCGAGCTGATGGCCGTCGAGGGCGCGGGGCGCCACGTGGACCGGCCCGCATTCAAACCAGTCAGCGCAGTGTGA
- a CDS encoding LysR substrate-binding domain-containing protein, which yields MSALPQHLDIHLIRILYLLLVEKNVSRVALKLNQPQPSISASLRKLRELTGDPLLVRGARGMVPTQHGESLLKPAKRILDETENLFVKKTPFAPQEEARTFNIAAPDYLDSQFLPSVVALLRRGSPKSRVVIHSLGPGVDYVRMLSDGDMDLVIANWDEPPQHLHISKLFEDPIVCAMHATSPYAKRTAEDAMTLHEYLTLPHVAPSQMVQGSVGVIDAFLERQGLQRNVAVESAYFGLIPYMLMQSDLVLTTGRQFVQFYEKTLPLKIFTIPVKFPPMRFYQLWHERVHQSPEHKWLRDQVTTAAKALQKNR from the coding sequence ATGTCCGCACTGCCGCAACATCTAGACATCCACCTGATCCGGATCCTGTACCTGCTCCTGGTGGAGAAAAACGTGTCGCGCGTGGCGCTGAAGCTGAACCAGCCGCAGCCTTCGATCTCGGCCTCGCTGCGCAAGCTGCGCGAGCTGACGGGCGATCCGCTGCTGGTGCGCGGCGCGCGCGGCATGGTGCCCACGCAGCACGGCGAGAGCCTGCTCAAGCCCGCCAAGCGCATCCTCGACGAAACCGAGAACCTGTTCGTCAAGAAGACGCCCTTCGCGCCTCAGGAAGAAGCGCGCACCTTCAATATCGCGGCCCCGGACTACCTGGACAGCCAGTTCCTGCCGAGCGTCGTCGCCCTGCTGCGGCGCGGCTCGCCGAAGAGCCGGGTGGTCATCCACAGCCTGGGGCCCGGGGTGGACTACGTGCGCATGCTCTCGGACGGCGACATGGACCTGGTGATCGCCAACTGGGACGAACCGCCGCAACACCTGCATATCTCGAAGCTTTTCGAAGACCCGATCGTATGCGCGATGCACGCAACCAGCCCGTACGCGAAGCGCACCGCCGAGGATGCGATGACCCTGCACGAATACCTCACGCTGCCGCACGTGGCGCCATCGCAGATGGTGCAGGGTTCCGTTGGCGTGATCGACGCCTTCCTCGAACGCCAGGGCCTGCAGCGCAACGTGGCGGTGGAATCGGCGTACTTCGGCCTGATCCCCTACATGCTGATGCAATCGGACCTGGTGCTGACCACAGGCCGCCAGTTCGTGCAGTTCTACGAAAAGACGCTGCCGCTGAAGATCTTCACCATCCCCGTGAAATTTCCGCCGATGCGCTTCTACCAGTTGTGGCACGAGCGCGTGCACCAATCGCCCGAGCACAAGTGGCTGCGCGACCAGGTCACCACCGCCGCCAAGGCATTGCAAAAAAACCGGTAG
- a CDS encoding ATP-binding protein, translating into MSIRILSLRIDQELDVVASRQRARQIASLCGFNTQDQARIGTAVSELARNVYNYAGTGRVEFAIEGSTAPQLLVIRIEDKGPGIPHLDVVLSGRYQSRTGMGMGILGARRLMDQFDIQTEPGAGTTITLKKLLPHGALLITPATVGEMGAQFSALAADVSIAEVQQQNKELLATLAELKARQDELMQLTRELEDTNRGVVALYAELDEKADHLRRADEMKTRFLSNMSHEFRTPLSSIRALTRLLLERVDGDLTPEQEKQVRFILKGAESLTELVDDLLDLAKIEAGKIDVRAAPFEVTEMFSALRGMLRPLLVSSTVDLLFEEPEQPITMMTDEAKLSQILRNFISNALKFTEAGHVRVSAALLAKGDAVRFDVEDTGIGIAPEHQQIIFEEFSQVENRLQHRVKGTGLGLPLCRRLAGLLGGSVSLKSTPGAGSVFSAVIPLYHDEMPEPHVFRPDAPDAAGIPVLVVEDDRSTQLLYRSYFRNTPYRAVAVRSVWEAEQAWSVEKPAAIILDLYLNGGDSWRWLAQIKDDERRKNVPVIIASEVADRQKAFSLGADAYFSKPVARDELLAQLNALCHQERPS; encoded by the coding sequence ATGAGCATCCGCATCCTCAGCCTGCGCATCGACCAGGAACTCGACGTGGTGGCCTCGCGGCAGCGCGCGCGCCAGATCGCCTCGCTGTGCGGCTTCAACACGCAGGACCAGGCGCGCATCGGCACCGCCGTGTCGGAACTGGCGCGCAATGTCTACAACTATGCCGGCACGGGCCGCGTGGAATTCGCCATCGAGGGCTCCACCGCGCCGCAGCTGCTGGTGATCCGCATCGAGGACAAGGGCCCCGGCATACCGCACCTCGACGTAGTGCTGTCGGGCCGCTACCAGTCACGTACCGGCATGGGCATGGGCATCCTGGGCGCGCGCCGCCTGATGGACCAGTTCGACATACAGACAGAGCCCGGCGCCGGCACCACCATCACACTAAAGAAGCTGCTGCCGCACGGCGCCCTGCTCATCACGCCCGCCACGGTCGGCGAGATGGGCGCGCAATTCTCGGCGCTGGCGGCGGACGTGTCGATTGCCGAGGTACAGCAGCAGAACAAGGAACTGCTGGCCACGCTGGCCGAGCTGAAGGCGCGGCAGGATGAACTGATGCAGCTCACCCGCGAGCTGGAAGACACCAACCGCGGCGTGGTCGCCCTGTACGCCGAACTGGACGAGAAGGCCGACCACCTGCGCCGCGCCGACGAGATGAAGACGCGCTTCCTCTCCAACATGAGCCACGAGTTCAGGACGCCGCTCTCCTCGATCCGCGCGCTGACCCGGCTGCTGCTGGAACGCGTGGACGGCGACCTGACGCCGGAGCAGGAAAAGCAGGTGCGCTTCATCCTGAAGGGCGCCGAGTCGCTGACCGAACTGGTGGACGACCTGCTCGACCTGGCCAAGATCGAGGCCGGCAAGATCGACGTGCGCGCCGCGCCGTTCGAGGTGACGGAAATGTTCTCGGCGCTGCGTGGCATGCTGCGCCCACTGCTCGTTTCCAGTACCGTGGACCTGCTGTTCGAGGAACCGGAACAGCCGATCACGATGATGACGGACGAAGCGAAACTGTCGCAAATCCTGCGCAACTTCATCTCCAACGCCCTGAAATTCACCGAGGCCGGCCACGTGCGCGTGTCCGCCGCGCTGCTGGCAAAAGGCGACGCGGTGCGCTTCGACGTGGAAGATACCGGCATCGGCATCGCACCGGAGCACCAGCAGATCATCTTCGAGGAATTCTCGCAGGTGGAAAACCGGCTGCAGCACCGCGTGAAGGGCACCGGCCTGGGCCTGCCGCTGTGCCGCAGGCTGGCCGGGCTGCTGGGCGGCTCCGTGTCGCTGAAGAGCACTCCGGGCGCCGGCTCCGTCTTCTCCGCCGTAATCCCGCTGTATCATGACGAGATGCCCGAGCCGCACGTGTTCCGCCCGGATGCGCCGGATGCCGCCGGCATCCCCGTGCTCGTGGTGGAAGACGACCGCTCGACCCAGCTGCTGTACCGCAGCTACTTCCGCAACACGCCCTACCGGGCCGTCGCCGTGCGCAGCGTATGGGAAGCGGAACAGGCGTGGAGCGTGGAGAAGCCGGCCGCCATCATCCTCGACCTGTACCTGAACGGTGGCGACAGCTGGCGCTGGCTTGCGCAGATCAAGGACGATGAACGCCGCAAGAACGTACCGGTGATCATCGCCTCTGAAGTGGCCGACCGCCAGAAAGCGTTCTCGCTGGGGGCGGACGCCTATTTCAGCAAGCCCGTCGCACGCGACGAACTGTTGGCACAGTTGAACGCCCTCTGCCACCAAGAGAGACCATCATGA
- a CDS encoding Zn-dependent hydrolase, giving the protein MNDMTEAVTIEALRIDGQRLWDSLMELARIGATEKGGVKRLALTDLDRQGRDLVVGWAKAAGMTVTVDQIGNVFMRRAGTNDALPPVMTGSHIDTQPTGGKFDGNYGVLAGLEVVRTLNDHGIRTEAPIEVAFWTNEEGSRFVPVMMGSGVFCGAFTLEHAYAAKDVDGKTVGEELERIGYKGEQVPGAHPIGAYFETHIEQGPVLEDADKVIGVVPAVMGLSWYDCTVTGMEAHAGPTPMHLRRDAMQVAARIIPEVVAIADRYPPYGRGTVGMMQVFPNSRNVIPGQVKFSIDLRNVNDDLLNRMHEEITAFVQKTAADSGLDIQLERVSYYPPCPFHPDVVGAVRSATAKLGYSTMDVVSGAGHDAIYAARLAPSGMIFVPCKDGISHNEIEDAQPGHLEAGCNVLLHAMLERAKVV; this is encoded by the coding sequence ATGAACGACATGACCGAAGCAGTAACGATCGAGGCATTGCGCATCGACGGCCAGCGGCTGTGGGATTCGCTGATGGAACTGGCGCGCATCGGCGCGACCGAGAAGGGCGGTGTGAAGCGCCTGGCGCTGACGGACCTGGACCGGCAGGGCCGCGACCTCGTCGTCGGCTGGGCCAAGGCGGCCGGCATGACGGTCACCGTCGACCAGATCGGCAATGTGTTCATGCGCCGCGCCGGCACGAACGACGCGCTGCCGCCCGTGATGACCGGCAGCCACATCGACACCCAGCCGACCGGCGGCAAGTTCGACGGCAACTATGGCGTGCTGGCCGGGCTGGAAGTGGTGCGCACGCTGAACGACCACGGCATCCGCACGGAAGCGCCCATCGAGGTCGCGTTCTGGACCAACGAGGAAGGCTCGCGCTTCGTGCCGGTGATGATGGGTTCCGGCGTGTTCTGCGGTGCCTTTACGCTCGAACATGCGTATGCGGCGAAGGATGTGGACGGCAAGACGGTAGGCGAGGAGCTGGAACGCATCGGCTACAAGGGCGAACAGGTGCCGGGCGCGCACCCGATCGGCGCCTACTTCGAGACGCATATCGAGCAGGGCCCCGTGCTGGAAGACGCGGACAAGGTGATCGGCGTGGTGCCGGCGGTGATGGGCCTGTCGTGGTACGACTGCACGGTGACGGGCATGGAAGCGCATGCGGGGCCGACGCCCATGCACCTGCGGCGCGACGCGATGCAGGTGGCCGCCAGGATCATCCCCGAGGTGGTGGCGATCGCCGACCGCTATCCGCCGTACGGCCGCGGCACCGTGGGCATGATGCAGGTGTTCCCGAACAGCCGCAACGTGATTCCCGGCCAGGTAAAGTTCTCGATCGACCTGCGCAATGTGAACGACGACCTGCTGAACAGGATGCACGAGGAGATCACGGCATTCGTGCAAAAGACGGCGGCCGACTCCGGGCTGGACATCCAGCTGGAACGGGTATCCTACTACCCGCCATGCCCGTTCCACCCGGACGTGGTTGGCGCAGTGCGCAGCGCCACGGCGAAACTGGGTTACTCGACGATGGACGTGGTATCAGGCGCCGGTCACGACGCGATCTACGCCGCCCGCCTTGCGCCATCGGGCATGATCTTCGTGCCCTGCAAGGATGGCATCAGCCACAACGAGATCGAGGATGCCCAGCCGGGGCACCTGGAAGCGGGTTGCAATGTACTGCTGCATGCGATGCTGGAGCGGGCCAAGGTCGTCTAG
- a CDS encoding LysR substrate-binding domain-containing protein, producing the protein MRFDLTDLKLFLRVVETGSITAGAAQAHLALASASARVRGMEDALGVPLLRRSRRGVEPTAAGRTLLHHARLITQQMEKMRADLGEYASGLKGHVRLLCNTSALTEFLPDVLAAFMASHPQVNVDLEERLSSDIVQAMRDDLADVGIVTDSVDSSGLETRLFCEDRLVLALHPAHPLGKGLRRNAALPFAAAVEHDFIGLAGDSALQLYLGEQATKLGKRLRYRVRVRSFDAVCRMVASGAGLAVLPESAVVRSRDAANLKVVKLADAWTKRRLLLCTRSYADLPGYARELVDALAAHATIPLPD; encoded by the coding sequence ATGCGATTCGACCTTACTGACCTGAAACTGTTCCTGCGCGTGGTGGAAACCGGCAGCATTACGGCCGGCGCGGCCCAGGCGCACCTTGCCCTCGCCTCGGCCAGCGCACGCGTGCGAGGCATGGAAGACGCGCTCGGCGTGCCGCTCCTGCGACGCAGCCGCCGCGGCGTCGAACCCACCGCTGCCGGCCGCACGCTGCTGCATCACGCGCGGCTGATCACGCAGCAGATGGAAAAGATGCGCGCCGACCTGGGCGAATACGCCAGCGGCCTGAAGGGCCACGTGCGCCTGCTGTGCAATACCTCGGCGCTGACGGAATTCCTGCCCGATGTGCTCGCCGCCTTCATGGCCAGCCATCCGCAAGTAAACGTCGACCTCGAGGAGCGCCTGTCCAGCGACATCGTGCAGGCAATGCGCGACGACCTGGCGGACGTGGGCATCGTCACCGATTCCGTGGACAGCAGCGGCCTCGAAACGCGGCTGTTCTGCGAGGACAGGCTGGTGCTGGCGCTGCATCCGGCCCACCCGCTCGGCAAGGGTCTGCGCCGCAACGCGGCGCTTCCCTTCGCCGCCGCGGTGGAACACGACTTCATCGGCCTGGCCGGCGACAGCGCCTTGCAACTCTACCTGGGCGAGCAGGCCACGAAGCTGGGCAAGCGGCTGCGCTACCGGGTGCGGGTGCGCAGCTTCGATGCCGTGTGCCGCATGGTGGCCAGTGGCGCCGGCCTTGCCGTGCTGCCGGAATCGGCGGTGGTGCGCTCGCGCGACGCGGCCAACCTGAAGGTGGTGAAACTGGCGGACGCGTGGACGAAGCGCCGCCTGCTGCTGTGCACCCGCAGCTATGCCGACCTGCCGGGCTATGCGCGCGAACTGGTCGATGCGCTGGCGGCCCATGCGACAATACCGCTCCCCGACTGA
- a CDS encoding CatA-like O-acetyltransferase: MDNFERRRDRFDLFDGMDSPAVNLSFTLELPDFRPWCKANALPPFHVFLCAVHRAVMKIENFRWRIHQGEVFTIDRLIPSFTVINQHNDLNFAMFEWSDDLRTYVARSKAAGTAAANMVELNVQYRHLSPREAKHQVFVTCIPWLNLTSIQHPTAALDCPDIPSLAWGKFRDGAPGELVLPFSVQAHHGFVDGFHIHQLAQQIATELAEMMAAT; the protein is encoded by the coding sequence ATGGACAATTTCGAACGGCGGCGCGACCGCTTCGACCTTTTCGACGGCATGGACAGCCCGGCCGTCAACCTTTCGTTCACGCTGGAGCTGCCGGACTTCCGGCCGTGGTGCAAGGCGAATGCACTGCCGCCCTTCCACGTATTCCTGTGCGCCGTGCACCGCGCAGTCATGAAGATCGAAAACTTCCGCTGGCGTATCCACCAGGGCGAAGTGTTCACGATCGACCGCCTGATCCCGTCGTTCACCGTGATCAACCAGCACAACGACCTGAACTTCGCGATGTTCGAATGGTCCGACGACCTGCGCACCTATGTCGCGCGCAGCAAGGCCGCCGGTACGGCGGCGGCGAACATGGTGGAGCTCAATGTCCAGTATCGCCACTTGTCGCCCCGCGAGGCAAAGCACCAGGTATTCGTCACCTGCATCCCCTGGCTCAACCTCACCTCGATCCAGCATCCCACCGCGGCGCTGGATTGCCCGGACATCCCGTCGCTCGCCTGGGGCAAGTTCCGCGACGGCGCGCCGGGCGAATTGGTGCTGCCGTTTTCCGTGCAGGCCCACCACGGGTTCGTGGACGGCTTCCACATCCACCAGCTGGCGCAACAGATCGCTACCGAGCTGGCGGAGATGATGGCTGCAACCTAG